The Vigna unguiculata cultivar IT97K-499-35 chromosome 11, ASM411807v1, whole genome shotgun sequence genomic sequence TACTCACTTTCAAGCCATACCAAACTCGTTCCGGAAAGTACCTTTACCTAATAATTTGGGAGACTTTGTAGTTAACcatattatattctttttattaaaatgaaattaagattTTCAGTTCATTTATAAAACATTATGTCCTTTGAAAATATAACCAAACCACTAATTTCAGAAAATAGGGTAAAAGAAcgtttaaacaaataaaaaacattatttaaataatgattttatgGTTAAAAACGTAATTTATGCTCGTCAAGAAGACATAATAAAAGGTGTATATttgcataattaattaattatgttaccCATCTGACATAATGAATTACATAGTTGAATGTGTAAACAATggttctattttaaaaaaattaaaataatatctcaaaattaagtttttttttttatatctaaaaaGAGATCATGGATCGCTTGtatatttgaaaatgaataGAGTGCACATTAAAGATTTAGTTGGTGTGAATGAGACTATGATAACTTCATGGAAGTTTAAAtgttgaaaatttggattcttGTAGCCGTGAGCCTCTgaattaatgaaaaatgttttctcgtGAGAAGAATAAAATGTAGTCGTTGCAAATTTTGCAATCATaccaatataatttttctttcttccgtCGCCATTAAAGCAaagtgagaagaaaaaaaaacttaacttaCTTTTTTTGGGTTAgagttaatatttttgtatttaaatttagacattaaattaaaaatcatttttatttaaaattttgatatattttaatttttaaactttaaaaataaattaatatcatctttttattcaataatattaagtttttcttgttaaataatgttttagacTTAAATTCTGTAACCAATTTAAACGTTATCTGACAAATCtaacaatattaattatgttagaTTATAAAGATTATatctgtttatttttaaatttgagacataaataaattaatcaaataaaagcTAAAGACATTTTTTCTAATGCTGATGAAACAAATATGTTTGACATCTTTTTCTAAGATGTCTTTGTGAAATGCTTATCAATAATGGTTGTACCTACCCCAATTCAATGTAAAGGAGATAatttaacattataatatttctaTAACATTCTAATAATTTGGATTGAAAAGCATATTCAAGTACTAAATAACTAATTTGATCTTTTCACTTATCAAGGCCTTATTAGTAGAcgtttaaaaatttataatttataaatatgaattgATTCATATTACTTAATTCTTTGTGTAATTATAATGCATTTGTGATggataataatttttcatttctattttatatttgaataattaatttatatattatttttattttttctgaaaGTCAAATCACAATGAAATAAAGGAGAATTACATAAATCATAAGGATACCGGTATTTTTGACACCACTTTTTTTTACTATCATTTGACATTACCccttattattatctatttttttttagaaatataaaagttaacttttgttaaaactattttattctcATATAAATTATCAAATGGTCGTCAAATGGTGTcaaacaacattttttaaaatcataataacCGTATCAAAATTGTCCACGTTGTATCATTGTTATGAATCTTTACTCGTTGTTTGTTTGCACCATTATTTCAATATCTCTTATCAACACCCTTTATCTCAATATTCCTTTCATCATCCTctttacatttttctttcacCTCGATGTTCTTTTTCAATATCTCGATCTTGGTACCTTCAACAAAATACTAAAATGGTATGTCTAGAGTCTTATAAGTGACACCAGTGCAATAAGGACTTTTGACAGCgattgttttttatgttttgcaCCGGTTCTCGAACTGAAGCATATTGGGGCAAAGCCAAAAGGTgaaggcttttggcctcgggtgtgaCCCGAACCCATAGATCCACGTTTATGCTTCGATTATCCTGGAAACTGAGGCCATATagtctctaaatttttaaagattCACTGCAGCGAACCTCATCACCGTTCGTTGCAGCGAACCTCACCACCATTGATTCATCGCGAACTCCACCGCAACGAACCTCACCATCGTTCGAAACCCTAATCGCGAGAGATCATTGCGTTGCCTCCATCTTCAATGCAAGAGCGATCCAAATCGCGCCTGAACCACCTCTGCACCACAAACAAAAGAACGCGAGTCATCTGCCGCCAACATGAAACCCCAAAGCACGAGTGAGGTGCTGGAACGAACCAGAGTTCCTCCACAACATCACCTTCGAATTGCGACAGCAACCCCTAAATTGCGTAGGACCTCATTCTTCTCCGCCACGAACACGAACTCGCTTAAACGAATCCACCTTCCTGCACCGTTGACGTATAGCAACAACGCCGCAGCAAAGTGGCACAGAGCAGTGACAACCTTCGTCAGAGCATAGTGTTGGTTGTGGTGGACGGTGGCGTAATGGTGCGATGGAGTGTGGTGGAGTTTGCGTAGAGAGGAACAACAACTTCGAGTTTGGGACGAAGATGAACAGTGTTGGGTTTACGAATTTGGAACCCTAAATAAGGGATATGGCCtcagttcaattaataaccgaggcataaagtaGAATAGGCCTCGGTCCTATTCCACCCAAGGCCAAAGCCTCTGCTGTCAGtggcatttttaaaaatttaaggaGATATAATGTGTTATAGACCTCGGTTGAGTGATAACCGAAGCATaaatgaaaacaagaaaagaaaactaatctTAACAACTAATAAAGTTACGATATAAAAGAAGTTGTATAATGatataaaagaatagaaaataagttaaaaaacataaaaagttacgagaatttattaaatacttttttattttatttttattttatgttcatATAAGCAATAAAATATTGGTTATATTGgttataaaatatacatttacatatatatatatatatatatatatatatatatataaatgtatattaattagtcaaatcaaaatcatttaatattaattagattttttttaattttataaaattaaatatatttttagttctgTGAAATTAGATTTTACCTTTgtactaattattaaattattttcgttCTCAAATTTTATTACACACATGATAATATTGTTCGATACATCATGAGGTCTtttcataatgaaaataattcaaaccatgaaacaaaatctaattttgcataaaaaaattaaaaatatatttaacttatttttatgaaaaaccaTATTTACCTTATTTTTCCCATAGTAATTCAGCAATTCGTTGCATCAAATTCCTTATGAAAAAGATTCTTTAacgtcttatttatttatagatcGTACTATTTAGTTTTAACTACTACACGAAGAACTAGAAGGATTTCTAATGAGCTAGCTGCTCTCATCAACTACTCCGCACAAATTCCATCATAGACACACGCATATGTGTGTATAATATACACATATGGTGAACCTGAACTTGCTTTTCTTCGTTACATATTTATGCATTTCTATGAGCATGAGAATGGCAATGCCTTTCAATGCAGTGCTTTTGGTAGTAGCACTTACATTCCTTGCAATCAGTTCCAGTACTTCGACTCGAATCCTGGATGAAGTAGAAGAAACACCACAACAACCAAACACTGCGGAATCCCCCGTTTCATCCATTCTCACTCCACTTGTAGCTGCAATCCCTGTTGCGGCACCAATAAACGGCGTTGACCAACACCACACACTCTCATTTTTCATGCACGACATTCTGGGAGGTTCCAACCCCTCAGCTCGAGCCGTAACGGGCGTTGTCACGAATCCTGCTCTGAACGCTCAAGTGGCATTCGCCAAGCCAAACGGTGCGAACCTTCCTCTCAACGGTGGGCTTCCCCAGAACAACAACAATGGCGGGATTCTTAACAACAACAACCTTCCCTTCCTCACCGGACTGGGCGGTACCACAGCGAACGTCTTCAACAACAATGGCAACAACTTTGGCAACGGAGGTATTGGTTTCCCGGTGACCAACACCAATCAGCTCCCAGAAGGAATGACTCTGCAAAAGATAATGTTTGGAACAAtgattgtgtttgacgatgaacTCACGGAGGGACATGAGTTGGGTTCAGGTTTGGTGGGGAAGGCGCAAGGCTTTTATATAGCCAGCTCTGTCGATGGAACCAGCCAGACAATGGCTTTCACTGCTAAGTTTGAAGAGAGTGGTTACGTCGACAGTCTCAGCTTCTTTGGTGTCCATCGAACCCAAGTCTCTGAGTCCCACATCGCCATCATTGGAGGAACCGGAAAGTATCTCAACGCGGAGGGCTATGCCATCATTAAGACTTTTCCGGTTAGCGCTCAGCAACACAATACCGACGGAGTT encodes the following:
- the LOC114169634 gene encoding dirigent protein 25-like, translating into MVNLNLLFFVTYLCISMSMRMAMPFNAVLLVVALTFLAISSSTSTRILDEVEETPQQPNTAESPVSSILTPLVAAIPVAAPINGVDQHHTLSFFMHDILGGSNPSARAVTGVVTNPALNAQVAFAKPNGANLPLNGGLPQNNNNGGILNNNNLPFLTGLGGTTANVFNNNGNNFGNGGIGFPVTNTNQLPEGMTLQKIMFGTMIVFDDELTEGHELGSGLVGKAQGFYIASSVDGTSQTMAFTAKFEESGYVDSLSFFGVHRTQVSESHIAIIGGTGKYLNAEGYAIIKTFPVSAQQHNTDGVETLLQLTAYLAY